A stretch of the Archangium violaceum genome encodes the following:
- a CDS encoding PH domain-containing protein, which translates to MGAATLLWLGVLVYLLRFEGVPVQTFLSAVFFVLFFGVSVTYYGRTRIVVDAGGMTYRGLVRTRRFSFADIRKVEVLPGPVTVYAVRGSRGFVHFTSLFAHHRHLAHLLIERSGLTPLRA; encoded by the coding sequence ATGGGCGCCGCGACGCTGCTCTGGCTGGGCGTCCTGGTGTACCTACTGCGCTTCGAAGGAGTTCCGGTCCAGACGTTCCTCTCGGCGGTCTTCTTCGTCCTCTTCTTCGGTGTGTCGGTGACGTATTACGGCCGCACCCGCATCGTGGTGGACGCGGGAGGCATGACGTACCGGGGGCTGGTGCGCACTCGGCGCTTCTCCTTCGCGGACATCCGCAAGGTGGAGGTGCTGCCCGGGCCGGTGACGGTGTACGCCGTGCGTGGCAGCCGGGGCTTCGTGCACTTCACCAGCCTCTTCGCGCATCACCGCCACCTGGCGCACCTGCTCATCGAGCGCTCCGGTCTCACGCCGCTGCGCGCCTGA
- a CDS encoding adenylosuccinate synthase: MPNVVVIGAQWGDEGKGKVVDLLTEHAQVVVRFQGGNNAGHTLVVGGQKTVLHLIPSGILHAGKTCVIGNGVVVDPAVLVKEIDALKERGFLKDESHFLISDNAHVIFPWHKLLDSYREKARGVSAIGTTGRGIGPAYEDKVARRGIRVRDLLNSERLRKRIDERLPGVRDELRELCRAANEQVPELDAQKFQEEFSALGERLRPYVHDVSLYLAGQVQRGARILFEGAQGTLLDVDHGTYPFVTSSNCVAGNAAVGSGLGPTAIDKVMGISKAYTTRVGGGPFPTELTDETGDRLRKVGDEFGATTGRPRRCGWLDGVVLRYAVRVNGLWGLALTKLDVLSGLKTLQICNAYELDGKRITELPGDYEDLARVKPIFETMPGWDDKLAGVRTFDELPENAKRYVRRVEEICGVPVVCISVGADRGETVLLQNPFRS, encoded by the coding sequence ATGCCGAACGTCGTCGTCATCGGAGCGCAGTGGGGAGATGAGGGGAAGGGCAAGGTCGTGGACCTGCTCACCGAGCACGCCCAGGTGGTCGTGCGCTTCCAGGGGGGCAACAACGCTGGCCATACCCTGGTGGTGGGTGGCCAGAAGACGGTGCTGCACCTGATTCCCTCGGGCATCCTTCACGCGGGGAAGACCTGCGTCATTGGCAACGGGGTGGTGGTGGACCCCGCCGTGCTGGTGAAGGAGATCGACGCCCTCAAGGAGCGCGGTTTCCTGAAGGACGAGTCGCACTTCCTCATCTCGGACAACGCGCACGTCATCTTCCCCTGGCACAAGCTGCTGGACTCGTACCGGGAGAAGGCGCGTGGCGTGAGCGCCATCGGCACCACGGGGCGCGGCATCGGTCCGGCCTACGAGGACAAGGTGGCCCGCCGGGGCATCCGCGTGCGAGATCTGCTCAACTCCGAGCGGTTGCGCAAGCGCATCGACGAGCGGCTCCCGGGTGTGCGTGACGAGCTGCGCGAGCTGTGCCGCGCCGCCAACGAGCAGGTTCCCGAGCTGGACGCGCAGAAGTTCCAGGAGGAGTTCTCCGCGCTGGGCGAGCGGCTGCGCCCCTACGTGCACGACGTGTCGCTCTACCTCGCGGGCCAGGTGCAGCGCGGGGCGCGCATCCTCTTCGAGGGCGCCCAGGGCACGCTGCTGGACGTGGACCACGGCACCTATCCGTTCGTCACCAGCTCCAACTGCGTGGCGGGCAATGCCGCGGTGGGCTCGGGCCTGGGCCCCACGGCCATCGACAAGGTGATGGGAATCAGCAAGGCCTACACCACGCGCGTGGGTGGGGGTCCGTTCCCCACGGAGCTGACGGACGAGACGGGCGATCGGCTGCGCAAGGTGGGTGACGAGTTCGGTGCCACCACGGGCCGTCCGCGCCGCTGCGGCTGGCTGGACGGCGTGGTGCTGCGCTACGCGGTGCGCGTCAACGGCCTGTGGGGCCTGGCGCTCACGAAGCTGGATGTGCTCTCCGGCCTGAAGACGCTGCAGATCTGCAACGCCTACGAGCTGGACGGCAAGCGCATCACCGAGCTGCCCGGGGACTACGAGGACCTGGCGCGCGTCAAGCCCATCTTCGAGACGATGCCGGGCTGGGACGACAAGCTCGCCGGCGTGCGCACCTTCGACGAGCTGCCGGAGAACGCCAAGCGCTACGTGCGCCGCGTGGAGGAGATCTGCGGCGTGCCCGTCGTCTGCATCTCCGTCGGCGCGGACCGCGGCGAGACGGTGCTCCTGCAGAACCCCTTCCGGAGCTGA
- a CDS encoding carbohydrate-binding family 9-like protein: protein MRPASRLLMLLSLTLLATSCRDEQAGPKPRNKALPPPAQARVLDAAPADLTWRSGATFAGGAVRYLGTRLTPPVAVPGQQVQLAHYFEALRPMPQGWEFFVHVVDPATGQMMVNADHAFAGGAAPLGSWPVGKVVEDVHTVPMPPSPGQVVLGFWQGDSRLPVDDPNAHKGDNRMLGPQLGGAAPSLPEYTVRRAAKAPVIDGELDDAVWKDAAPVVLRGSFDGRPVSLRTEARLAYDDRHLYVAFDVEDPDIWGTLRERDEPIYEQEVVEIFLDANADGRTYNEMQVSPHNVNFDAYFPARRKGMDLGWDSGMTTAVKVRGTLDNPEDRDEGWRVEMRIPFARLAEVPNLPPKKGERWRFNLYRLEHVKRRQVEGQAFSPLFVGDFHALPRFGWLVFE from the coding sequence ATGCGCCCCGCCTCCCGCCTCCTGATGCTGCTGTCGCTCACGTTGCTCGCCACCTCCTGCCGCGACGAGCAGGCTGGTCCGAAGCCGCGCAACAAGGCCCTGCCTCCTCCCGCCCAGGCCCGCGTGCTGGATGCCGCGCCGGCGGATCTCACCTGGCGCAGCGGGGCCACGTTCGCAGGGGGCGCGGTGCGCTACCTCGGCACGCGTCTCACTCCGCCGGTGGCGGTGCCCGGCCAGCAGGTGCAGCTCGCGCACTACTTCGAGGCCCTGCGTCCCATGCCTCAGGGCTGGGAGTTCTTCGTGCACGTGGTGGACCCCGCCACCGGGCAGATGATGGTCAACGCGGACCATGCCTTCGCGGGCGGCGCGGCCCCGCTGGGCTCCTGGCCCGTGGGCAAGGTGGTGGAGGACGTCCACACGGTGCCGATGCCTCCCTCGCCCGGCCAGGTGGTGTTGGGATTCTGGCAGGGGGACTCGCGCCTCCCGGTGGACGATCCGAACGCGCACAAGGGAGACAACCGGATGTTGGGGCCGCAACTCGGGGGGGCCGCTCCGTCGCTGCCCGAGTACACCGTCCGTCGCGCGGCGAAGGCTCCGGTCATCGATGGCGAGCTCGATGACGCGGTGTGGAAGGACGCCGCCCCGGTGGTGCTGCGCGGCAGCTTCGACGGCCGCCCGGTCTCGTTGCGCACCGAGGCACGTCTGGCCTACGACGACCGGCACCTCTACGTCGCGTTCGACGTGGAGGATCCGGACATCTGGGGCACCCTGCGCGAGCGGGATGAGCCCATCTACGAGCAGGAGGTGGTGGAGATCTTCCTCGACGCCAACGCGGACGGACGCACCTACAACGAGATGCAGGTGTCCCCGCACAACGTCAACTTCGACGCCTACTTCCCCGCGCGCCGCAAGGGAATGGACCTGGGCTGGGACTCGGGGATGACGACGGCGGTGAAGGTGCGCGGCACGCTGGACAATCCCGAGGACCGGGATGAGGGCTGGCGGGTGGAGATGCGGATTCCCTTCGCCCGGCTGGCCGAGGTGCCGAACCTACCGCCGAAGAAGGGGGAGCGCTGGCGCTTCAACCTGTACCGGCTCGAGCACGTGAAGCGGCGGCAGGTGGAAGGTCAGGCCTTCTCCCCACTCTTCGTGGGGGACTTCCACGCGCTGCCGCGCTTCGGGTGGCTCGTCTTCGAGTAG
- a CDS encoding FHA domain-containing protein, giving the protein MNFEFEHMGTATPFELPEGIHLLGGGEEDQVRLEGLPPSLLTLRIESQRLMVEATRTFTVGGVMVPPGVPRLVLPGEVLGLPESMSLRVMDSHAETERQVGTVAVLKHLLMDTEQPPPSRAAALICLTGADVGRAFALAEANTELGRSREVSVRLRDPAVSRRHARIRHQEGTFLLEDLDSPNGVYLNGQRVLKPSPLHEGDVIEMGRTLLRFQAPMAEPPPPAPAPSEAPVENATPAPSEAPVENATPAALSGEDMPERPRVRWEWWLIGLGATLALVGLLATYAMAA; this is encoded by the coding sequence ATGAACTTCGAATTCGAGCACATGGGCACCGCCACCCCCTTCGAGCTCCCCGAGGGCATCCACCTGCTGGGCGGAGGCGAGGAGGACCAGGTGCGACTGGAGGGACTCCCCCCGAGCCTCCTGACGCTGCGCATCGAGAGCCAACGCCTGATGGTGGAGGCCACCCGTACCTTCACGGTGGGGGGCGTGATGGTACCGCCGGGAGTCCCCCGCCTCGTGCTGCCCGGCGAGGTGCTGGGCCTGCCCGAGAGCATGAGCCTGCGGGTGATGGACTCCCACGCGGAGACCGAGCGGCAGGTGGGCACCGTGGCCGTGCTCAAACACCTCCTCATGGACACGGAGCAGCCACCGCCCTCCCGGGCCGCCGCCCTGATCTGCCTCACCGGGGCGGACGTGGGCCGCGCCTTCGCCCTCGCCGAGGCGAACACCGAGCTCGGCCGGAGCAGGGAGGTGTCCGTACGCCTGAGGGATCCCGCCGTATCACGACGCCATGCGCGCATCCGCCACCAGGAGGGCACCTTCCTCCTGGAGGACCTGGACAGCCCCAATGGCGTCTACCTGAACGGCCAACGGGTACTGAAGCCCTCCCCCCTCCACGAAGGCGACGTCATCGAAATGGGCCGGACGTTGCTGCGCTTCCAGGCCCCCATGGCGGAGCCTCCTCCCCCGGCCCCCGCCCCGAGCGAGGCCCCCGTCGAGAACGCGACCCCCGCCCCGAGCGAGGCCCCCGTCGAGAACGCGACCCCCGCGGCACTCTCCGGCGAGGACATGCCGGAGCGCCCGCGGGTGCGCTGGGAGTGGTGGCTCATCGGCCTCGGGGCGACGCTGGCCCTGGTGGGGCTGCTCGCCACCTATGCCATGGCGGCTTGA